ATCCAGCCTGGGAAAACAGGAGAACGCAAAATTGTCCTCGCTACCACGATTGCCGAGACAAGCTTGACTGTCGAGGGTGTGCGCATCGTGATTGATAGTGGATTAAAACGGATCCCGCGCTTTTCTCCGCGAACAGGGATGACGAGACTGGAGACTGCAAAGGTATCGAGAGCATCTGCTGACCAACGCCGTGGAAGGGCTGGACGTCTTGCACCCGGGGTCTGTTTTCGACTGTGGACAGAGCAAGAAGATCGTATGCTCATACCACAGCAGGCACCTGAAATCATGGAAGCGGATCTGGCTGTGTTGGCATTAGAGCTGGCTTTGTGGGGAGTCGGGTCGTCGGACGAGCTGGATTGGCTGAATCCCCCACCGAAGCCAGCGATGGCACAGGCTCAAGAGCTGCTGCTCCAACTGGGCGCATTAGATGAGCGGAAGCAGATCACAGCACATGGACGAGCGCTTGCTGGAATGGCTGTGCATCCGAGATTGGGTCACATGATTCAGAAAGCGAATGAGCTGGGGGAAGGTGAGCTGGCCTGCGAGCTAGCTGTTCTCTTGGAAGAACGAGATATTGTGAGGGGGCGCCAAGCGTCAGTAGATGCGGATATGCGTACGCGTGTTGAACTACTTCGTCGGGTAGGAAATAAACAGAGTGGTGGAACGGAGCTTCCGATTGATGTAGGAGCATGCCAAAGACTTTGGAAGGAGGCAGCTCATTTCAAACGGGTATGGGGAAACAACCAGTCTGCTGGCACTTCCACTCGTACAGAAGCGACGGGAAGACTGCTGGCGTTTGCGTACCCGGACCGGATTGCCCAGCGAAGGGCGGATGGACGTTATTTGCTTCGCAATGGGCGTGGGGCGGCTTTTTCCGTGCAGCAACCACTGGTGGCTTCGCCGTATATTGTGGCAGCAGAACTCGATGATCAAGGTGCAGATAGTCGGATATTACTGGCGGCTAGCGTGGAAGAAAGCGAGCTGTTGAAGGATTGTGCGATGCAGATTACTGAACGAATGAACGTATGGTGGGAGCATTCAGCTGGGGCAGTTCGCAGCCGCAAGCAAAAACGGTTGGGCGCGATCCTGTTGGCGGATATGCCTGCGGAGTCTTCTCCAGATGAGGTGTTAACAGCGTTTTTGGACGGAATAAAAGGAGAAGGCTTGGAGATTTTGCCGTGGAATCGGCAGGCGAGACAGTATCGGGAGCGTTTGTTGTTTATGCATCGTCTGGAGGAAGACTGGCCGAATGTGGAAGATGAGTCACTGCTTGCTTCCTTGGAGGAATGGCTCGCTCCCCATGTGTATGGTTTCAAAAGAAAGGAAGACCTACAGTCGCTGTCGGTGACGACGTTGCTAGAGAGTATGCTCTCATGGGAGCAGCGAAGACAGCTAGACGAGCACGCTCCGACTCATGTGATCGTCCCGAGCGGTTCCAAAATTCCTGTCGATTACAGCAATCCAGCGGCTCCAGTGCTTTCGATCCGGCTACAGGAGTTGTTTGGTTGGCAAGACTCCCCGCGAATAGGCAGAGGCAGAGTCCCACTGACATTGCACCTGCTTTCGCCAGCGCATCGTCCGGTACAGGTGACACGGGACTTGGCGAGCTTTTGGGCACATGCGTATTTTGAGGTGAAAAAAGATTTAAAGGGACGTTATCCCAAGCATTACTGGCCGGATGATCCGCTTGCGGCCATTCCGACAAACCGGACGCGTCCACGCATATAAATCGATTCGCTAGGTATATTCGAGCAGAGAGGAAGAGCTCCGTGTCAGGTGAAATTTCCCATTTTGCTAGTTCGATGTTCGTGAGTCACGTAAATTGTGAAACCTTCCTCGTATCCTAGCACGTCAGGAAGATACCGTGAATCACGTACTACCCCCTCCATTTCTCTGGGCTGCCTGTTTATCAGGCGGTCTTTTTTTTGTGAAAAAAGGGTGCCGCAGTAGCAGCGCCCTTGCTTTCGTACAGGGTCAAGGCTTACGCTTTATTTCCCCACTGCTCTCGATAAATCAACTGTTGCAGGTCCTCACGTTGTCTCCATTGGTGCAGCTCCAAGAGTGGACGTTCGGGATAATGATCTGTGTAGCCGATCGACAGCAATGCGACAGGATCGATATGCGGCGGTATGTTCAGGATACGACGCACGTCGGCCTTCTTGTAAAAACTGACCCAGCCCATCGCCAAATCTTCGGCGTAGGCCGCCAGCCACATGTTTTGGATTGCACAGCTGACCGACATAATATCTGTTTCCGGGATGGAATTGCGTCCGAGTACATGGTCTCCGCCACGTGTAGGATCACAAGTGACACAGATGGTGACAGGCGCTTCCTTGATCCCTTGAATTTTCAACTCCAAAAAGGTCGACTCTCGTCCTGTTCCTTCGTAGTGGATGGCAAGCGCCCGGCGTTCTTTATCCGCACATTCTGCCAGAGCTTGCTTGGTTGCGTCGTCTTCTACCAGGACAAAATTCCAAGGCTGCATGAATCCGACAGAAGGAGCATGGTGGGCAGCGGCCAAGATCATGGCGAGCTTATCCGGGGAGACAGGGTCTTGGCGAAAGGTACGAATATCGCGACGATTGCTGATGGCTTTATACAAACCGTTTTTTTCTTCCGCACTTAAGCGTTTCATGAGAAAAACCTCCCTATTTGCATTCACTTCTCTTTATTTTACTTACAAAGTATGCTTCCTTCCAGACATCTGCTTGACATATTCATGTCCTACGCTAAAGAGAGGATGAGTCCGAGCAGAGGGGAGAGTACGAGCACGCATAATATCTTAATCGTGGAAGACGAACTACCCATCTCTCGGGTATTGAAGGCGTACTTGGAAAAAAACAACTTTCGGGTTGAACAGGCATTTAACGGCGAGGAAGCAGAACGGAAGTTTGATTCACACAGTCCTGCGCTCGTTTTGCTGGATGTGATGCTGCCTGGACGAAGCGGATGGAGTATTCTCGAATATATTCGGGCGAAAAGCTCGTGTCCTGTCATCATGCTGACAGCGTTGGGACAAATCGATAACAAGTTGGCGGGCTTGAACAAAGGCGCCGATGACTATATCACCAAGCCCTTTATTGCCGACGAAGTGGTCGCTCGCGTACATGCAGTATTACGTCGCTCGAAACAATTGATAGAAGGCAATCATGTGAAGCAGTTTGGCAGTCTGAAAGTCGACTTCAAGGCATATTCTGTGATGCTGCACGGCATTGAACTTGCGTTTACGCCAAAGGACTTGTGCCTGTTTCTATTTTTGGCCCAGTACAAAAACCAGACGTTCACCAGAGAACAGCTCATCGAGCAGGTGTGGGGGATGGATTACGAAGGAAGTGATCGCGCAGTAGACCTCGCGATCAAGCGCATCCGGCGATCTTTGGAGAATTGGCCGACATCCGAAGGGGAAATCCGTACTTATCGTGGCTTGGGCTACAAGCTGTGCGTATATGAGTGAGAAAAAACGCACCTCTTTGTTTCGCTATTGGACGACGCGATACTTGATCATTTTGTGTATCGGCCTTTTCGTGATCGGGATTGCATCCAGCTACTGGATTTCTTATAGCGAGACTCAAAAACGCCTTGATTTTATGAGACTGATGGCAGCAGAAGTAGCGGATCGGGTCGTTGATATGGAAGGCAAGGTAAAAATGGCTCCGTTCTTGTTTCGTATTGTGGACAGTCGCCAGGAGTCACTCGGAGTCAATTACAAGCCAATGATGATGATCCTGGATGAACACAAACAACCAGTATTTGGCGTACCTGGTCCTTTTTCTAGTGAACTGAAGCGCCTCGCGCCTGATCTGGTGGAAGCGAATGACAGCCTGTCACAGTTTGAGCTTGCGCGGGGAGACGAAGTGCTTTTCGTGAAGGAAAGCATTAAGGTTGATGAGCGAGTGGTCGGATGGGTCATGCTGTTCACCCCACAAAAACAGCTGATACGCAGCATGACCGAATTCCAATTGCTTGCGATCATGCTTCTAGGTCTCGGTTTGCTTGGTTGGCTCGTCATTTATTTGCTGACGAAAAAGCTGTCTCAGCCGATTAAGGATGTGGCAGACGCTGCCAAGCAAATCGTAATGGGAAACTACGAGATTCAATTGGATAAAAATAAGCGCGAACAAGAAGTGTATGAACTGATCCATTCCTTTGAAGAAATGGCAGAGCGATTGAAGCAGCTGGAAATGATGCGTACAGAATTGTTGGCAGGGGTAACCCACGAACTCAAAACACCTGTTACGTCCATCAGTGGGCTGGTGCAAGCCGTGAGGGAAGAGGTTGTGAGCGGTGAGGAAGCCAAGGAGTTTTTGGATATTTGCACGAAGGAAACGACACGTCTGATAAAGATGGTAGAGGATTTGCTCGATTTTAACTCTTTTGCAGTCGGTGACATTCGCATTCGCAGGCAACCTCAAAACATGCAGGAGCTGATCCGGGAAATTACGCACCAATGGAGAATTTTGCAAGAAGAAGAGAAGCTCAGCCTGCACATCGAAAGTACCCCTGATCCGATCATGATAGATACCGACCCGTTGCGTGTACAGCAAATCATGTACAATCTCCTAAACAATGCAGCACAAGCGATGGAATCGGAAGGGCGGATCGTCGTGTCACTATCTGCATCAGCAGAGGAGATTCGCATTGACGTGAAGGACAATGGACGTGGGATACCAATAGAAGAACAGTCTTTGATTTTCGAGCGATTCTACCGAGGCGAGGACAAGAAGCACATCGTCCGTGGGCTGGGGCTTGGTTTGTCTTTTAGCAGAATGATTGCCCAAGCGTTAGGAGGTATATTGATTCTGACTGAGAGTACGGCGTCAGGCAGCACCTTCACGTTGATTTTGCGCAAATAATCCATGCATGATCATAAAACGACCTGGTTATCTGGTCGTTTTTTTTGTGTTTTCATCTGACTTTTCCCTGACGTATTCGTTCCGTATAGTGATCGCAACCAAAAAGACAAGTCTTCAATCAAGCAGACAGTAGGAGGACTGAGCGTGACTCACAAGGAGAAAAAGAGAGAGTTGTTTTCGAGGGCAGGAAGCAACAAGAGAAGATGGATTGTTGGGGCTTTGGCTGTCGGGGTCGTGATTGTTTCAGGCGGTATCTTCAGCTATCAGTCGTTTTTTACCCCGCAAACGGCGCAGGCCGCTTTTCAAGTGGAGACGGTAAAAAGGGGAGACATCTCAGAAGTCGTGCAGGCATCAGGCACGGTCCAGGCTTCCAAGCGCTCGTCTCTCTCGTTTTCAGATGCAGAAGAAGCGAAGGATGCGATCTCTACCATTCAGGTCGGCGTTGGTGATGCGGTAAAGGCAGGGCAAGTTCTGGCGACGATGGACGATTCCGTAGCGAGAATCCAGGTGACGAATGCGGAAGCAAATCTTTTATCGGCGCAAGCCAGGCTAGAGGAGGCACAAAAGCGCAAGAGTCCCGCAGAAATCACTTCTTTGCAAGCCGCCGTCAATCAGACAAAGAACGAATGGGAGCTCGCAAAGCAAAACATTGACGGGAAAAAAGCGGCGAATGACGTGGAGAAGGCAAAGGCAAGCCTGGCGAGTGCCCAGAAGACGTACACTTCCCAGCAGGTCTTGTTCGCGGCAGGTGCGATTGCCAAGAGTGAATTCGACAGTGCCCAGGCCTCGTTGGACCAAGCCCAGCGCGATTACAACACGGCCATGCTGACAGCCAGACAGACGACAGGACAGGCCGGTGTGAAGGTAGAGCAAGCACTGGCTGCGTATCAAACAGCGCAAGAAGCGTTACAGGAAGCCAATGAAGGCCCAGATGCTGCCACAGTGTTATCGGCCAAAGCAGCGGTAGAACAGGCAAAAGCGGGGCTGCAACAGGCACAAAAGGCATGGAGGGCAGTCACCTTGAAAGCGCCGATGGATGGAGTGGTCGTCCAGGTAAACGGCAATGTAGGAGAAATACCCGGCAATGATTTCATTATCATGGATAATTCGAATAGCGGAGATTTAGAGGTAGTGGCACAAATTAGCCAGAGCGATATCGGAAAAGTGCAGGAAGGCTTGCCTGTGACGTTTACGACGAGTTCTTATGCGGACGAGACGTTCCGTGGAAAAGTAAAGCTGATCTATCCAGAAGCGAAAACGGACGCTGGAGTCACCACTTACGATGTGCTTTTGTCTGTGGCAAATCAGGATAACAAATTGAAGATCGGGATGACGATGAATGTCGCGATCGAACGAGGAACCCATAAAAATGTGCTCGTGGTACCTGCGCAAGCGCTGCAAACGCAAAATAATAAGGATGGCGTGTATGTGCTACGGGATGCTACTGCACAACAAGCTGAAGAAGGAGCGGAAGAGAATCAGGTTGAGGCGAAGCAAGCGAATAACCGCAGTGGAGGCAAAGCGGGCAGAGCCAATATGCCGTATCGATTTGTTCCAATTAAAATGGGGTACTTCACTGCCGATCAGGTAGAGGTGACGGAGGGGCTTACCGAAGGAGAGCGTGTCGTCATCCTCGTGAATACACAGACCTCGTCCGGAACGAATCAAAATGGAAATCGAATGGGCGGCGGTATGCCAGGATTCGGCGGAATGGGCGGCGTCCAGATAAGGGGACGGTAGGCAGATGAAACCGGTCATTCAAATAGAAGAGCTGAGAAAACAGTACGTCATCGGAGATCAGGAGATTTATGCGCTCAGGGGTGTCAGCTTGTCGATTGAGGAAGGGGATTTCGTGGCAATCATGGGGCCGTCTGGTTCAGGCAAGTCTTCGATGATGAATGTGATTGGCTGCCTGGATAAGCCTACCTCGGGAGAATTTTTTTTAGATGGCTATCCTGTATCACTAGCACATGATGATGAATTAGCAGTCATCCGCAATCAAAAAATCGGATTTGTTTTTCAAAATTTCAATCTGTTACCACGTACGACCGCAGTTGAAAATGTAGAGCTGCCCCTTTTATATGGAGGCGCGCCTGCACGGGAACGAAGAGAAAAAGCCATCTGGGCATTAACGAGTGTCGGACTGGCAGAGCGATTGAACAACAAGCCCAATGAGCTGTCAGGTGGACAACAGCAACGCGTGTCGATCGCGCGAGCTCTCGTCAATGATCCTGTCATTCTGCTGGCAGATGAGCCGACAGGAGCGCTGGACACAAAGACGAGTGAAGAGATCATGGGTATTTTTCAAAAGCTGAACGATGCGGGCAAAACGGTTATTTTGGTGACACATGAACCTGATATTGCGGAGTATGCCAAGAGGATCGTCCGGTTTCGTGATGGGCAAATCATCGCGGATGAAGCGGTGGAGGATCGCAGGAGGGCGTCGATGGAGGGTAGAGCAGATGAGCTTTCTTGAATGTGTACGCATTTCCTTTCGCAGCATCAGGGCAAATGGCTTGCGCTCCGTTCTCACGATGCTGGGAATTATCATCGGTGTGGCTGCTGTTATTGCGATGGTGGCGATCGGCGAAGGAACTTCCACGTCTGTTGCGTCGCAGATCAATGGTTTAGGGAGCAACCTGCTGATTGTCACACCTGGTCAGGCGACACAAGGCAGGGTAAGCCTTGGGGCTGGCTCTCTGAATACGTTGACGATGGCAGATGCAGAAATCCTGACGCAAAAAGAGTCCATTTCGGGTGTGGCTCCCAGCGTCAATGCCCGGGGGCAGATTGTCTGGGGAAGCAATAACTATTCCAGTATGCTCGAGGGGACGTCAGCCGATTTCCCCCAGGTGAGGAATGTAGAGGTGGGACAAGGGCGCTTCTTTAGCAACTTTGAAGTGAAGATGCAATACAACGTGGCTGTCGTGGGGACAGAGGTGGTCAGTAACCTGTTTAAAGGAGCAAATCCAGTAGGGCAAACCGTTCAGATCAACCGGATTCCGTTTACGATCATCGGCGTATTGCAGAGCCAGGGAAGCTCAGGCATGACAAACAACGATGATCGGATCATCATTCCGATTACCACTGCGATGAACAGGTTGACCGGAGGCAAAAACGTGGGCTCGATCTACGTCTCGGCAGCGTCGTCGGACTTGATGGAGAAGGCGCAACAAGATATTCAGCAAGCCCTTCGTGCCAATCACAAACTACGGCCACAAGCTGCCGATGATTTCCGCATCACGTCCCAGTCAGACATTTTAAGTACAGCACAGTCCGTATCCAGCTCGATGACTGCACTTTTATCTGGTATTGCCGCGATCTCGCTGATTGTTGGCGGGATCGGCGTGATGAACATTATGCTTGTATCTGTCACGGAGCGGACAAGGGAGATCGGAATTCGCAAGGCGATTGGAGCCAAGCGGGGAGATATTCTCCGCCAGTTTTTGATCGAAGCCGTTACGCTTAGTCTGATTGGCGGGGTAATTGGCATTGCTTTAGGGGTTGGGGCTGCGTTTTTGGTTAGCAAGCTCGGTCAGATGGCTACCTCGATTAGTCTGTCGCCGATCATGTATGCGTTTTTGACCTCTACATTGGTTGGTGTCATTTTCGGTGTGTATCCGGCGCGAAAAGCAGCACAGCTCAAACCCATTGACGCACTACGGTATGAGTGAGTGTGTAATTTTACCAATCCGGGGCATACTAGCCGTGAGAGGTGTTGGTGCTGATGGAAAAAAGCGTTCAATTTTCCGTACCATGGCGAGAAGCGACACGCATTGTGCAAAGGATCAAAACAAGCAAATTGCGTTATTTTGTCAGACAACAAGAGGGCAAGACCAGTGTTGCGTTCGTCTTTCCTCGAGTTAGCGTCAGCCAATATGTCTATTTGTATATCATTTTTGGACCAAGAGCTGCTGATGTGCTCAATAACGATAGCAAATAGAATGATCCCTGATGGCCTTTAGCAGGCGTCAGGGGTTTGTAATAATTCACAGGAAAACAAAACCTGACACTTTTCGATAGGACTGTTTCATAGTACAATTCGAATATGAACGAACTTGGGGAAGTTCGGGATGGCGGCACCCAATCTGTGCAGAAGGGCCGCCTCTTTTTTTTGCTCATAGGAGATAATAGGTACAATTACCTGAATGTACAGCTGGAATGAGTGAGTAGTGGGATATAAAATAAGCTTATTCACGTGAATATAACGTACTACTCTCTCCCAAGAATTGATCTTGGGGCTTTTTTTTGTTCAAAATGCATCAAAAAAAGCCGTTTCTCATGACGGCTCTGTTATCGATAGGGTAGGTTGAAAGCTTCCTTTTAGCAAGGCATCAATCAATTGCTCCTGTGTGAGAGAAATCGTGATGCCCATCCCAGGCAGATCGACAGAAAAAACATTCTCCAGGTACAAATACCAGAGGTGGCCTGTCGGCTCGATGGAATAGACGTGTATATTTTTCTGGGAATGCTGGCCAGCCTTTTGGATTTCCCGCAAAGCTGTAAACAGTTCTCCCCAAATAGGCAGATAAGGCTTCGTTTGGTGCTGCACAATCGCTTGGATCAGTTGGTTTTTCGTGAGAGAAATAGCATCCATGGTTGGGTGGTTCAACGAAAGCATGACCGTTATACTCCTTTTGCATGGCATGGGGCATTAGTCTTTCGTGATGGCGATTTCTGTCGAAGTTATGAATAAGTGTAAAATAGTTAACGGCTCGATGCAAGAGAAGAGAAGGTAGAGATGAGCATTTGGATATTTGACGGTTGCTCTGGATTTGGATAGCATAGGAAAAGCGGTTTTGACAAATGGAAATAGCGAGAAGCGGGAGATGAGATTGTGGCAAAAAAACACCGGTTGATTATTGAGTTTTGCGGTGGATTTGGTCAAGGGTTGGCCTTGCTGTATGCTTTGCGGTCGCCTGATGTTCAAGTGGCAGGAATCATTTGCAGTGACACGCAGTCAAGTTTGGCTAGCAAGCTGATTGATTTTGCACAGCCAGGCTATGAAATTCCAATTGTTACAGGTGCCAAGCAGCCCCTTTTCTCAGGAACCATAGAGACGAGCACCTCGGAAGGTGTACGGCTCCTTGCAGAAGCGAAGCAGGATGAGGAAAGTGACTTGACGCTCGTGACGTTTGATCGTTTGACGACGCTAGCTTTGGCTGTCACGCGTGATCCACTGTTGGCGCGTAAATTTACGAGAATCGTTGTGCAGGGTGGAGCGATACGCGTACCAGGAGACGTCACGGCTATTGCCGAAACAAACATGTATCGTGATCCAGAAGCAGCTGCGCTCGTTTTGTCAGCCCGCTTGCCACTTGTGCTTGTTCCATTAGATACAACCAGCTCGTTTCGTTTGAAGGAAGAGCAAGTACATACGCTGGGGAGTCTCGCAAAAGCAGTTGGCCTGATCGATAGAACGACGATGTCTGACGTGCCATTCGCCGTTTCTGGTGGTGCGCTCCATGCATGGGTAGCGATGCTCGCGGCTCTCTCGCCTGATAAAATACGGACGGAGCAGATGAAGCTCTCAGTCGAATGCAAAAGCGAATTATCACGCGGTGCCATTTTAGCCGATTTACGGGCAAAACCGAGTGTAGGAACCGATACGGCCGTATGCGTTGAGGTTGAGATGGCAGAGGCAGAGCGCTTTTTGCAAACCGTTTTGGATCAGGGAGGGGTATAAGCGCATGGAAAAAATCATTTTGGATGTAGATACCGGGATTGATGATGCGATGGCGATTGCTTATGCCGTTCACTCGCCTGCGCTTGAAGTGTGTGGAATTACCACGACTTTTGGCAATATCACGGTGGAGGAAGCAACACGCAATACCTTACAGGTGCTCGAGCTGCTGGGTGCGTCTGAGATTCCTGTCTATCAGGGGGCATCGAAGCCGATTGTTCGCGAGCTTACTGGAAAAGCAAGGCTGTTCCACGGTGAAAACGGGCTAGGCAATGTCGTCCTTCCAGATCCATCGACAAAGGCTCAGCCACAGAGTGCCGCACAATTTCTCATCTCTACGATAAAGGAAAATCCTCACGAAGTGACACTCGTGACCGTCGGGAGCATGGCCAATTTGGCGCGGGCGATTATGGCTGCTCCAGAAATCGTATCCCTTGTCAAACGCGTGGTCGTGATGGGAGGAGCTGTAACCGTGCCGGGGAATCGTACGCCAGTAGCCGAGGCGAATATTTGCGCCGATCCGGAAGCCGCAGCGTACATCTTCCAGTCTGGTATTCCCGTGACGCTCGTAGGCCTGGATGTGACGATGCAAACGCTGCTTACCCGCGAACACTTGCAGGAATGGAGAGCGAAGGATACACGCTTAAGTCATTTTTTCGCGGATATGTGTGAGGTGTACATGGATGCCTACGCAACAGTGGGCAATTTGCGCGGCTGCGGTCTGCATGATCCGTTGGCTGTCGGTGTCGTCATTGATCCAACGTTTGTGAAGTCAGTCCCGATGCATGTTGCGGTAGATACATCCGGGGGAGCCAGTGATGCCCGTACGATTGGAGACAGACGTCCACATCCAGCGCAGCCGCCGAATGTGGACGTATGCCTGGAGGTTGATCATGAACGCTTTGTCAGCCATTTTTTACAAAATGTTTTAGGTGAGTAAGGAGGAAGTCATTATGTTAAAAGAGTTTAAAGAGTTTGCGTTAAAGGGAAATGTAATGGATCTCGCTGTCGGTGTCGTGATCGGTGGGGCTTTCGGGAAAATTGTAACCTCGCTTGTTAATGACATCATTACTCCCCTGATCGGATTGCTTCTGGGCAAGGTGGATTTCTCCGGCTTGTTCATCAATTTGAGCGGGGTTCCTTATAAGACGATCGCCGAAGCAAAAACAGCACATGCTGCGACGCTGAACTACGGGTTGTTCCTCAACTCTGTGATTGATTTTGTCATTATTGCCTTTTCCATTTTTATCGTCATCAAGCAGCTCAACCGTTTCAAACGCAAGCAAGAAGTGGAGCAAGCGCCTGTAACGACCAAAGAGTGCCCGCATTGCATCTCCGCGATTCCGGTCAAGGCTACGCGCTGTCCGAACTGCACCTCCATGCTGGAGACAAAAGGAACGGCATTGGCACACGAATAAGACATATTCAGGAATCAGACAAACAGAGGAGGGCGATTATGCCTTCCTCTGTTTTCGTTTCACGCGGTTTTTATACTGATAGTGAAGTCTTTTAATCGTATGATAATAGGTCTTGTCTTTGAGCTTGGCAAACAGCCCATGGGATGGAAAGTCGTAATTCACTTCAATAATGGAGAGGTTTCCAGCTTTATCAATGGCAAAATCGACGCCGATTTGCGCACTGTGCCGATATTTATTAAAGTGGGCACATACACGGTGACTGACTTGGATTAACTGAGAGACGATCCCTTTTATCTTATCTGGTGTGACAGCTCCAGACTTTTTCAAGGCATGCGGGACAGTGACGGCATATCCGCCGCCGCGAGCGACATTGGTAATAATACTGTCGGCACCGGCTACCTTGGCTAGCATGCCGGCATATTGCCATTTACCCAAGCCATTGCGCATCATCATGACGCGAATATCAAAGGGACGAGCGTCGATTTCAGCTAAATCCAGCCCTTTTTGTATGACGTAATTTTTTTCTGTGCACTGCGCGGCAAGTTGCTGCTTCAAGTCAGCTAAAGAATTTGCTTGCACAGGCTCTCCGCGCTCCTTCACAAATTGATAGTCCCCACGATCTGTTTTCCAGACACGAATAATGCCTTTCCCCATATGGGTTCTCGTCGGTTTGATATAGACGGTAGAATACTTCGCTAAATACTTCGCTAAATACGAGTCCAAGCTTGCGGGCTGATATAAAGCAGTAGGCGGCAGGTAAGGACGAATGTAAGGACTTTTTGAAAAGAACTGGTGAAGGCTCCACTTGGAGGAGGAGATCACATCATGCACCTCACTTTACGAAAAATCCATTCGTCCCAGCATATGCAGAAGTGTTCGCGACCGTTTTTATTTTGACAAGGGACGTTTTTCAAAAAATGCCAAGGACGTAAGAAGGAGTTAAAGGATTATGGGGGAATATATGTTCTAATCATAGGAGAAGGATGGCGAAAATCATGCGGAAATTCCGTCCGGTGCAACCTCCGACTCTGCAACGAGCGAGCGCCCAAAATGCCTATCATTATC
The window above is part of the Brevibacillus brevis NBRC 100599 genome. Proteins encoded here:
- the hrpB gene encoding ATP-dependent helicase HrpB, whose protein sequence is MNALPINEVLPELVNTLREETNAVLVAAPGAGKTTRVPLALREEAWLHNRRIVMLVPRRLAARQAAAYMAALLGEEVGQTVGYRVKRESRVGPGTRIEVMTEGILTRMLQDDPELSDVGLVIFDEFHERNLHADLGLALSLQAQSLFREDLRILVMSATLDAEPVSALLGNAPIVSSKGRMFPVETRFLTSPMQGRLEEAIVQMIFQALRQEEGDMLVFLPGAKEIHRVQELLEQSGVGTNIRIAPLYGNLSQEEQDKAIQPGKTGERKIVLATTIAETSLTVEGVRIVIDSGLKRIPRFSPRTGMTRLETAKVSRASADQRRGRAGRLAPGVCFRLWTEQEDRMLIPQQAPEIMEADLAVLALELALWGVGSSDELDWLNPPPKPAMAQAQELLLQLGALDERKQITAHGRALAGMAVHPRLGHMIQKANELGEGELACELAVLLEERDIVRGRQASVDADMRTRVELLRRVGNKQSGGTELPIDVGACQRLWKEAAHFKRVWGNNQSAGTSTRTEATGRLLAFAYPDRIAQRRADGRYLLRNGRGAAFSVQQPLVASPYIVAAELDDQGADSRILLAASVEESELLKDCAMQITERMNVWWEHSAGAVRSRKQKRLGAILLADMPAESSPDEVLTAFLDGIKGEGLEILPWNRQARQYRERLLFMHRLEEDWPNVEDESLLASLEEWLAPHVYGFKRKEDLQSLSVTTLLESMLSWEQRRQLDEHAPTHVIVPSGSKIPVDYSNPAAPVLSIRLQELFGWQDSPRIGRGRVPLTLHLLSPAHRPVQVTRDLASFWAHAYFEVKKDLKGRYPKHYWPDDPLAAIPTNRTRPRI
- the bluB gene encoding 5,6-dimethylbenzimidazole synthase is translated as MKRLSAEEKNGLYKAISNRRDIRTFRQDPVSPDKLAMILAAAHHAPSVGFMQPWNFVLVEDDATKQALAECADKERRALAIHYEGTGRESTFLELKIQGIKEAPVTICVTCDPTRGGDHVLGRNSIPETDIMSVSCAIQNMWLAAYAEDLAMGWVSFYKKADVRRILNIPPHIDPVALLSIGYTDHYPERPLLELHQWRQREDLQQLIYREQWGNKA
- a CDS encoding response regulator transcription factor; the encoded protein is MSPSRGESTSTHNILIVEDELPISRVLKAYLEKNNFRVEQAFNGEEAERKFDSHSPALVLLDVMLPGRSGWSILEYIRAKSSCPVIMLTALGQIDNKLAGLNKGADDYITKPFIADEVVARVHAVLRRSKQLIEGNHVKQFGSLKVDFKAYSVMLHGIELAFTPKDLCLFLFLAQYKNQTFTREQLIEQVWGMDYEGSDRAVDLAIKRIRRSLENWPTSEGEIRTYRGLGYKLCVYE
- a CDS encoding HAMP domain-containing sensor histidine kinase; its protein translation is MAWATSCAYMSEKKRTSLFRYWTTRYLIILCIGLFVIGIASSYWISYSETQKRLDFMRLMAAEVADRVVDMEGKVKMAPFLFRIVDSRQESLGVNYKPMMMILDEHKQPVFGVPGPFSSELKRLAPDLVEANDSLSQFELARGDEVLFVKESIKVDERVVGWVMLFTPQKQLIRSMTEFQLLAIMLLGLGLLGWLVIYLLTKKLSQPIKDVADAAKQIVMGNYEIQLDKNKREQEVYELIHSFEEMAERLKQLEMMRTELLAGVTHELKTPVTSISGLVQAVREEVVSGEEAKEFLDICTKETTRLIKMVEDLLDFNSFAVGDIRIRRQPQNMQELIREITHQWRILQEEEKLSLHIESTPDPIMIDTDPLRVQQIMYNLLNNAAQAMESEGRIVVSLSASAEEIRIDVKDNGRGIPIEEQSLIFERFYRGEDKKHIVRGLGLGLSFSRMIAQALGGILILTESTASGSTFTLILRK
- a CDS encoding efflux RND transporter periplasmic adaptor subunit translates to MTHKEKKRELFSRAGSNKRRWIVGALAVGVVIVSGGIFSYQSFFTPQTAQAAFQVETVKRGDISEVVQASGTVQASKRSSLSFSDAEEAKDAISTIQVGVGDAVKAGQVLATMDDSVARIQVTNAEANLLSAQARLEEAQKRKSPAEITSLQAAVNQTKNEWELAKQNIDGKKAANDVEKAKASLASAQKTYTSQQVLFAAGAIAKSEFDSAQASLDQAQRDYNTAMLTARQTTGQAGVKVEQALAAYQTAQEALQEANEGPDAATVLSAKAAVEQAKAGLQQAQKAWRAVTLKAPMDGVVVQVNGNVGEIPGNDFIIMDNSNSGDLEVVAQISQSDIGKVQEGLPVTFTTSSYADETFRGKVKLIYPEAKTDAGVTTYDVLLSVANQDNKLKIGMTMNVAIERGTHKNVLVVPAQALQTQNNKDGVYVLRDATAQQAEEGAEENQVEAKQANNRSGGKAGRANMPYRFVPIKMGYFTADQVEVTEGLTEGERVVILVNTQTSSGTNQNGNRMGGGMPGFGGMGGVQIRGR
- a CDS encoding ABC transporter ATP-binding protein codes for the protein MKPVIQIEELRKQYVIGDQEIYALRGVSLSIEEGDFVAIMGPSGSGKSSMMNVIGCLDKPTSGEFFLDGYPVSLAHDDELAVIRNQKIGFVFQNFNLLPRTTAVENVELPLLYGGAPARERREKAIWALTSVGLAERLNNKPNELSGGQQQRVSIARALVNDPVILLADEPTGALDTKTSEEIMGIFQKLNDAGKTVILVTHEPDIAEYAKRIVRFRDGQIIADEAVEDRRRASMEGRADELS